One stretch of Miscanthus floridulus cultivar M001 chromosome 18, ASM1932011v1, whole genome shotgun sequence DNA includes these proteins:
- the LOC136521809 gene encoding ATP-dependent RNA helicase drs1-like translates to MDLELEAAGGGGTRAVSLSVDSQTADLGRGGGGGRSRDRTVSRRHVSLRLLGVGGGGVAFEVVGRNPVVVVRSPDGGGGGGTSTVFRRGEKGELRAGDALSLSLKAPAFWAVRAREGNGDGDADADVDVEPAVLDAVARREKRTRERKERERERRAAEEAMEVTEEEGGALDSDVEGIDIDLADIDPVREFGFLSMGHEFDSYPKGRIRAPKDWNWFLEETKRSSDDEASSKRRGRSKGQSWNKKKDGEGEDEDWTGESEDEKESLARVPSVKRPKYATRSKGPEKPRKENSKVGSGKSIDEDEGSEDEEDGQDETLGGFLVNDEDDEPMEDLSDEEEEFDDEEGDD, encoded by the exons ATGGACCTGGAGCTCGAAGCCGCGGGCGGCGGCGGAACCAGGGCGGTGTCCCTCTCCGTTGACTCCCAGACGGCCGACCTGggccgcggcggcggtggtggccgcTCCCGGGACCGCACCGTCTCGCGCCGCCACGTATCCCTCCGCCTTCTCGGtgtcggcggcggcggggtcgCATTCGAGGTCGTGGGCAGGAaccccgtcgtcgtcgtccgctCCCCggacggcggaggcggaggcggaaccAGCACGGTGTTCCGCCGCGGGGAGAAGGGCGAGCTCCGGGCCGGGGACGCGCTGTCGCTGTCGCTTAAGGCGCCTGCGTTCTGGGCGGTGCGGGCGAGGGAGGGGAACGGGGACGGGGACGCGGACGCGGATGTGGATGTGGAACCCGCCGTGCTGGACGCCGTGGCGAGGCGGGAGAAGCGGACGCGGGAGcggaaggagagggagagggagaggcgagCTGCGGAGGAGGCTATGGAGGTCACCgaagaggaagggggagccttggACTCTGATGTGGAGGGTATCGACATTGATTTAGCAGACATAGATCCAGTTCGAG AATTTGGCTTCTTGTCGATGGGCCATGAATTTGACAGTTATCCAAAGGGCAGGATTCGTGCTCCAAAGGATTGGAATTGGTTCCTAGAGGAAACAAAGAGGAGCTCCGACGATGAAGCTAGCAGCAAGAGGAGAGGTAGATCGAAAGGTCAGAGTTggaacaagaagaaagatggagaAGGCGAAGATGAAGACTGGACTGGTGAGAGTGAGGATGAAAAGGAGTCTCTGGCAAGAGTTCCTAGTGTGAAGAGACCAAAGTATGCAACAAGATCTAAAGGCCCAGAAAAGCCTAGAAAGGAAAACTCAAAGGTCGGAAGTGGCAAAAGCATCGATGAAGATGAAGGGTCCGAGGATGAAGAGGATGGGCAAGATGAAACTCTGGGAGGTTTTTtagttaacgacgaggatgacgaGCCTATGGAAGACCTGAGCGATGAAGAGGAGGAATTCGACGATGAGGAAGGTGATGATTGA